The region GCAGGAGGTGCTGGGCGTGGCAAGGCGCGGACAGCAGCTCTCGGTGCAGCTGGACCCTAAAACCGTGGAGCGATCCTGGAAGGATTACCTGGGCGAGGAGGCCGGTCGGGTAAAGGTGTCAAAGGGCGTGATAACAGTAGACGCAGCCAAGCTGGAGGTTATCTCAAAGGAGCCCATGCGCCTTTACTCGGTGGTAAGCAGCGATGCCATGGGCAGCAACGTGTGGTGGACGCTGGACCTGGGGACTGATTACCTGAACAAGACTGCCACCCCCAAGGAATATGCCGCCGCAGAGAAATTCATGCGGGCCTTCGCCCAAAAACTGTACCGCGAGGATGTGTTCCGGCAGATAAATGCCGCAGAGGACGTGTTGAAGGCCACCAAGGCAGAGCAGGACCGTGTGGTGAAGGAGGCCAACAGCATACAGTTAAGTATAGAGCGCAACAAGCAGCGCCGTAAGGAGCTGGAGGCCGAGTTGGTGCGCAACGCCGAGGAGCTAAAGCAACTGGAGCAGGAGGTGCAGGTGAACCAGCAGAAGCAGGAGCTGAGCCGCCTGCGCGTGCAGGACATGGAGAAAGCCGTAGATGCCGTCCGGGCCAAGCTGCTGCAGGTGGGTAAGTAGTAGGGTTATACTTTTTTGACTTTCCTAAAAGCGATAACTTAAAAAGTTTGTGCGATGCCTCATTCTCTTCTAATCCTAACAATGCTATTCCTTGCTTCATTTTCTCATCCGGAAAATCCCTGGCAATCAGCAATCAGTGATGCACCTGAAACCATTGTTATGGAAAACGAAGAGGAGATTACCCTGCACAAAGTATGGAAGTATAAGACCTTCAACAGGCTCCCGCACATGTTCGCGGATGGAAGCGGCATTTACAGCGTAGAGCCATTTACGACATTAGATTTTAGAGATAAGAGCACCTTTCGCTACAATACCCACAAGAAGCGCAGAATGCGCAGCGCCTCTTATAAAATCAGTGACAATGCCATTGTAATGGAGCAATTCGGCGAGTAGGTGAAGTTTAAGGTTTCTAAGCTGACAGCAGACGAATTAGTGCTAACAGTTAGCATAGAGATTGAAGAGGGGGAGGTTGATATTAAGGGCGATATGGTGGAGTTAGTATACATCGCTACTATTCCGTAATTATTCGAATCGCCTAAGCTAAGGAAGGATTTATACTTGTAGAGACGCAACACCTTGCGTCTCTTTTTTATGGCTTGTGCATCGTATGGGCAAGGTAAAGCCGTAGCATAAGCTATGAATCTTGATGAACTATGTTTAGTTAAGGGGTTATGAACTTGTAGTTATACTGTGGAAAGTCGCTGCTGCCATTTAAAGCTTTTATGCTGCTAATAACCTTCTCAAGCTGTTGCCTTGAGCCTTTCAATGTATACTGTTCATCCTGATATACTACTTCTATTCCTGAAATTAATGCTTCGAAATAGACCAAGCCCCTAAAGTCATATTCATAGTTAATGATTTGGTTTATTTTTCTTACCTCCCTTAAGATTGATTCATTCACAAAACCGCTGCTCGGGTGCCAGCTGTCACCCAACTCTTTCACTTCAACCTTGTCTTCTGGTTGAAACAGCTTTAGAAATAGCTTAAGAGGTATGTCTTCTAAAATCAATTTCATACTTTCGAATTCAGCCCGACA is a window of Pontibacter kalidii DNA encoding:
- a CDS encoding DNA repair ATPase, whose protein sequence is MRGCILAIFMLVAGVCQAQSVQVKEVEQEVLGVARRGQQLSVQLDPKTVERSWKDYLGEEAGRVKVSKGVITVDAAKLEVISKEPMRLYSVVSSDAMGSNVWWTLDLGTDYLNKTATPKEYAAAEKFMRAFAQKLYREDVFRQINAAEDVLKATKAEQDRVVKEANSIQLSIERNKQRRKELEAELVRNAEELKQLEQEVQVNQQKQELSRLRVQDMEKAVDAVRAKLLQVGK